One Halorientalis litorea DNA segment encodes these proteins:
- a CDS encoding pyruvoyl-dependent arginine decarboxylase: protein MTTIRVVWGTATGPTPTASYDAALAEANVHNFNLVTVSSVIPADADLDVAGTAPELGDVGDALTVVQGRATTLPGESGAAGIGWARSASGRGIFYEADGPDEATVRERVEQGLAAGRDLRDWTFTDEESVVVESEADPDAYATAVVVAAYGRGRHIGR from the coding sequence ATGACTACCATCCGCGTCGTCTGGGGGACCGCTACGGGGCCGACGCCCACGGCCTCCTACGACGCGGCACTCGCCGAGGCAAACGTCCACAACTTCAATTTGGTCACCGTCTCCTCCGTGATTCCGGCGGACGCCGACCTCGACGTGGCGGGGACGGCACCCGAGTTGGGTGACGTGGGCGACGCGCTGACCGTGGTGCAGGGGCGGGCCACGACACTGCCCGGCGAGTCCGGCGCGGCGGGCATTGGGTGGGCACGGAGTGCCTCCGGCCGGGGCATCTTCTACGAGGCGGACGGCCCGGACGAGGCGACTGTCCGCGAACGCGTCGAGCAGGGACTGGCCGCCGGGCGGGACCTCAGAGACTGGACGTTCACCGACGAGGAGAGCGTGGTCGTCGAGAGCGAGGCCGACCCGGACGCGTACGCTACGGCCGTCGTCGTCGCGGCGTACGGCCGGGGGCGTCACATCGGCCGGTAG
- a CDS encoding heme-binding protein: MDKRDPPPTEEGWYALHDFRTVDWDAWRSAPERRRQRAIEEGVTYLESHAALDDVDDPGEFGGGATAVYTIVGHEADIMVLHLRESVAHLETAERQFEGTAFAAFTEQTSSYLSVTEASGYTERAREYFDGEVADDSGLAQYIQDRLHPDVPDAEHVCFYPMSKRRTPEQNWYDLPFEERAEHMARHGDIGRGYGGKVNQMIAGSVGLDDWEWGITLWADDPTDIKDLLYEMRFDPSSSKFAEFGPFYFGRRFPPADLDALLAGEHVPTDDAEQSHETADAHAGDAHHGHADTHDGTEGHHSGDADGHHAAEGEDAGHADDAAGGPPAGGDGDVDPADDTDIQSKLANLGLFPGQDYAEGTYGLVFYSEADAAALADEVDGLRGNFEHYDTHVLTTVRANEGRAAIASVWETESAADTAAGFLNDLSGVVEGYRGQLGEGDGTTEADTDDGDAIRGELEDLDIYAGQPHGEDVYALVLYSEADPEQVYAEVTDLRENFDHYDTHVKTAVYEDGAARATTEGDATDRTAVVSIWETQDAADTASDFLSDLPGIVGRAGDGSGFGTMGMFYTVKPEHREDFVERFGAVGEMLVDMDGHHDTALLVNREDENDMFIASQWRAREDAMAFFRSDDFADTVSWGQDVLADRPRHVFLA; the protein is encoded by the coding sequence ATGGACAAGCGTGACCCGCCGCCGACAGAGGAGGGCTGGTACGCCCTCCACGACTTCCGAACTGTGGACTGGGACGCGTGGCGGTCGGCCCCCGAACGCCGCCGTCAGCGCGCCATCGAGGAGGGCGTGACGTATCTGGAGTCACACGCCGCGCTCGACGACGTCGACGACCCCGGCGAGTTCGGCGGGGGCGCGACGGCCGTCTACACCATCGTCGGTCACGAGGCCGACATCATGGTGCTCCACCTCCGGGAGTCGGTCGCACACCTCGAAACCGCCGAACGGCAGTTCGAGGGGACGGCCTTCGCGGCGTTCACCGAGCAGACATCCTCGTACCTCTCGGTGACCGAGGCCTCCGGGTACACGGAGCGCGCCCGCGAGTACTTCGACGGCGAGGTAGCCGACGACTCCGGACTGGCGCAGTACATCCAGGACCGGCTCCACCCGGACGTGCCCGACGCCGAACACGTCTGTTTCTACCCGATGAGCAAGCGTCGGACCCCCGAACAGAACTGGTACGACCTGCCGTTCGAAGAGCGAGCCGAACACATGGCCCGCCACGGCGACATCGGACGGGGCTACGGCGGCAAAGTGAACCAGATGATAGCCGGGAGCGTCGGCCTCGACGACTGGGAGTGGGGCATCACGCTCTGGGCCGACGACCCCACCGACATCAAGGACCTGCTGTACGAGATGCGCTTCGACCCGTCGAGTTCGAAGTTCGCCGAGTTCGGCCCCTTCTACTTCGGCCGTCGGTTCCCGCCCGCGGACCTCGACGCGCTGTTGGCCGGCGAACACGTCCCGACGGACGACGCCGAGCAGTCCCACGAGACGGCCGACGCACACGCCGGGGACGCCCACCACGGCCACGCGGATACCCACGACGGAACCGAGGGACACCACTCCGGCGACGCCGACGGCCACCACGCTGCCGAGGGTGAGGACGCGGGCCACGCCGACGACGCGGCCGGCGGGCCGCCGGCCGGCGGCGACGGTGACGTGGACCCGGCCGACGACACGGACATCCAGAGCAAACTCGCCAACCTCGGCTTGTTCCCCGGGCAGGACTACGCGGAGGGGACCTACGGCTTGGTCTTCTACTCGGAGGCCGACGCCGCCGCCCTCGCCGACGAGGTGGACGGCCTGCGCGGGAACTTCGAGCACTACGACACCCACGTCCTGACGACGGTCCGGGCGAACGAGGGGCGGGCGGCCATCGCCAGCGTCTGGGAGACCGAGAGCGCGGCCGACACGGCCGCCGGGTTCCTCAACGACCTCTCCGGCGTCGTCGAGGGCTACCGCGGGCAGCTGGGAGAGGGTGACGGCACGACCGAAGCCGACACCGACGACGGCGACGCCATCCGCGGCGAACTCGAAGATCTCGACATCTACGCCGGGCAACCCCACGGCGAGGACGTGTACGCGCTCGTCCTCTACTCGGAGGCCGACCCCGAGCAGGTGTACGCCGAAGTGACCGACCTCCGGGAGAACTTCGACCACTACGACACCCACGTCAAGACGGCGGTGTACGAGGACGGTGCCGCCCGCGCCACGACGGAGGGCGACGCCACCGACCGCACGGCCGTCGTCAGCATCTGGGAGACCCAAGACGCCGCCGACACCGCCAGCGACTTCCTCTCGGACCTCCCCGGCATCGTCGGCCGCGCCGGCGATGGGTCCGGGTTCGGCACGATGGGCATGTTCTACACAGTCAAGCCAGAACACCGCGAGGACTTCGTCGAGCGGTTCGGGGCCGTCGGCGAGATGCTGGTCGATATGGACGGCCACCACGACACCGCCCTGCTGGTCAACCGCGAGGACGAGAACGACATGTTCATCGCCAGCCAGTGGCGCGCCCGCGAGGACGCGATGGCCTTCTTCCGTTCGGACGACTTCGCCGACACGGTGTCGTGGGGCCAAGACGTGCTGGCGGACCGCCCGCGGCACGTGTTCCTCGCCTAG
- a CDS encoding site-2 protease family protein — protein sequence MVSTLTWVLAGIVLYTLVVMVLRTRGVLPEFIRVQGPITTVHTKRGRAFLDWLATPKRFWRAWGNFGVGIALVVMFGSFLMVLFAALQSVSQPEATAVQNPQNVLVIPGVNEFLPLSAAPEIVFGLLLGLVVHEGGHGLLCRVEDIDIESMGLALFTIIPVGAFVEPSEESRERANRGSQTRMFAAGVTNNFAITLVAFLLLFGPIIGSIAVVSGVPVGDVAQGSAAAAAGIERGTVITGVDGTPVANESELDDVLRENGARTVEVQRQDAPPIRVNRSLMITRAIPGVLDGRTPEEGVDLSGEAPPTILAVNDTRVYTQQDLAAALEDRTVVTLATTDGNATFPVGAYASQLIEDGPLDSAGAPTEGPLVLTRVGGERVTDTDSLRTVLSDYAPGDTVRVEAYVGDDFRREVYEVELGENPDGSGGAYLGIFLQQGLSGVTVDDFGIDVYPAESFLALLGGGDGSLGGLSPDSIVQQVFAVLLMPFLSVLEPQFAYNFAGFVPSVADFYTTTGPLGFLGGGVLMLANVAFWTGWINLQLGLFNCIPAFPLDGGHILRTSTEAAVSRLPVEGGRRVTTAITVSITLVMLAGLFLMVFGPGLLTS from the coding sequence ATGGTTAGCACGCTGACTTGGGTGCTCGCCGGAATCGTCCTCTACACCCTCGTGGTGATGGTGCTACGGACGCGCGGCGTTCTCCCCGAGTTCATTCGGGTGCAGGGACCGATTACCACGGTCCACACGAAGCGCGGCCGCGCCTTCCTCGACTGGCTCGCCACGCCAAAACGGTTCTGGCGCGCGTGGGGGAACTTCGGCGTCGGCATCGCTCTGGTCGTGATGTTCGGCTCGTTCCTGATGGTGTTGTTCGCGGCACTCCAGTCCGTCAGCCAACCCGAAGCGACGGCCGTCCAGAATCCCCAGAACGTCCTCGTCATTCCCGGCGTCAACGAGTTCCTCCCGCTGTCCGCCGCCCCGGAAATCGTCTTCGGCCTCCTGCTCGGCTTGGTGGTCCACGAAGGCGGGCACGGCTTGCTCTGCCGGGTGGAAGACATCGACATCGAATCCATGGGGCTCGCGCTGTTCACGATAATCCCTGTCGGTGCCTTCGTCGAACCGAGCGAGGAGAGTCGCGAGCGGGCCAACCGCGGTTCACAGACCCGGATGTTCGCCGCCGGGGTCACCAACAACTTCGCTATCACGCTCGTCGCCTTCCTCCTGCTGTTCGGGCCGATTATCGGTTCGATAGCCGTCGTCAGCGGCGTCCCCGTCGGCGACGTTGCACAGGGGTCCGCCGCGGCGGCCGCCGGCATCGAACGCGGGACGGTCATCACGGGCGTCGACGGCACGCCGGTGGCGAACGAGAGCGAACTCGACGACGTACTCAGGGAGAACGGGGCCCGCACCGTCGAAGTCCAGCGACAGGACGCACCCCCGATACGGGTCAACCGGTCGCTGATGATAACGCGGGCTATCCCGGGCGTTCTCGACGGCCGCACGCCCGAGGAGGGCGTTGACCTGAGCGGCGAGGCACCGCCGACGATACTGGCGGTCAACGACACTCGCGTCTACACCCAGCAGGACTTGGCGGCCGCGCTCGAGGACCGCACCGTCGTCACCCTCGCGACGACGGACGGCAACGCGACGTTCCCGGTCGGCGCGTACGCCTCACAACTCATCGAGGACGGGCCACTCGACAGTGCTGGCGCGCCGACCGAGGGGCCGCTCGTCCTGACCCGCGTCGGCGGTGAGCGCGTGACCGACACCGACTCGCTTCGCACGGTCCTCTCGGACTACGCCCCCGGCGACACCGTGCGCGTCGAGGCCTACGTCGGCGACGACTTCCGCCGCGAGGTGTACGAGGTGGAACTCGGGGAGAACCCCGACGGGAGCGGCGGCGCGTACCTGGGCATCTTCCTCCAGCAGGGACTCAGCGGCGTCACCGTGGACGACTTCGGCATCGACGTGTACCCTGCCGAGTCGTTCCTCGCACTGCTCGGTGGCGGTGACGGGTCCCTCGGCGGTCTCAGCCCCGACTCCATCGTCCAGCAGGTGTTCGCCGTGCTGTTGATGCCGTTCCTGAGCGTCCTCGAACCGCAGTTCGCCTACAACTTCGCGGGCTTCGTGCCGAGCGTGGCCGACTTCTACACGACGACGGGGCCGCTCGGGTTCCTCGGCGGCGGCGTCCTCATGCTGGCGAACGTCGCCTTCTGGACCGGGTGGATAAACCTCCAACTCGGCCTGTTCAACTGTATCCCCGCGTTCCCACTCGACGGGGGGCACATCCTTCGGACCAGCACCGAAGCCGCCGTCTCGCGCCTCCCCGTCGAGGGCGGCCGTCGGGTGACGACGGCCATCACCGTCTCGATAACGCTCGTGATGCTCGCCGGCCTGTTCCTGATGGTGTTCGGGCCGGGGCTGCTGACTAGCTGA
- the lysS gene encoding lysine--tRNA ligase — translation MTEDDTADADLYDPYEVGSSTERAFWADAVADAVEAARDSTAADDTAGSDDPIVIKGGVSPSGVPHIGHFNEILRNYFVAEALRERGHEVRQVFTTDDRDPLRKIPRTLADLDWNVVDFGDDAVDSGAVGQNLGKPYTDIPDPFGCCGSYGEHFTILLRESADLLDVPIEFVSNTENYEAGAFDGITSYLLEHTDEARDLLAEYQASVGEDYVPFTPLCAECGRLTGRVLDADLDAETVEYVCEDVEAGNRTIEGCGHEGTATFREGKLPWRFEWPAQWGLLGVDFEPFGKDHAEGSWPSGEDIARNLLDIDPPVPMVYEWFTLDGEALSSSSGNVVTVAEVLELLEPEVLRYFFVKDPRKQRDFSTATLDQLVDDFDRLERVYFGAVEPRDEQEVELAERAYPMVMGDVPDSQPVRIPYTFAAVLGMTDDHALRETMARREGHIPEETPPEVVNRALARVEKARTWAETTDNEYNYRLAEELPAVSVDADTAAALDELADFVAETEDGEEIQGEIYEAAKRHDIEVSDFFAVGYRLFLDTDNGPRLGPFLAALDEQFVLERLRREG, via the coding sequence ATGACTGAGGACGACACAGCCGACGCCGACCTGTACGACCCCTACGAGGTAGGGAGTTCCACCGAGCGGGCCTTCTGGGCCGACGCCGTCGCGGACGCCGTCGAGGCGGCCCGCGACTCGACTGCGGCCGACGACACCGCGGGCTCCGACGACCCGATAGTCATCAAGGGGGGCGTCTCGCCCTCTGGTGTCCCCCACATCGGCCACTTCAACGAGATACTGCGCAACTACTTCGTCGCGGAGGCACTCAGAGAACGCGGTCACGAGGTCCGGCAGGTGTTCACCACCGACGACCGTGACCCCCTCCGCAAGATTCCCCGGACGCTCGCGGACCTCGACTGGAACGTCGTGGACTTCGGCGACGACGCCGTCGACTCCGGTGCCGTCGGGCAGAACCTCGGGAAGCCCTACACCGACATCCCCGACCCGTTCGGGTGCTGTGGCTCCTACGGCGAACACTTCACGATCCTCCTCCGGGAGAGCGCGGACCTGCTCGACGTACCCATCGAGTTCGTCTCGAACACCGAGAACTACGAAGCTGGTGCCTTCGACGGTATCACCTCGTACCTCCTCGAACATACCGACGAGGCGCGTGACCTCCTCGCGGAGTATCAGGCGAGTGTGGGCGAGGACTACGTCCCGTTCACGCCCCTCTGTGCCGAGTGTGGACGGCTCACGGGTCGCGTGCTCGATGCCGACCTCGACGCAGAGACGGTCGAGTACGTCTGTGAGGACGTCGAGGCCGGTAACCGGACCATCGAGGGCTGTGGGCACGAGGGGACCGCGACGTTCCGTGAGGGAAAACTCCCGTGGCGGTTCGAGTGGCCCGCCCAGTGGGGCCTGCTCGGCGTGGACTTCGAGCCGTTCGGGAAAGACCACGCCGAGGGGTCCTGGCCCAGCGGGGAGGACATCGCCCGCAACCTGCTCGACATCGACCCGCCGGTGCCGATGGTCTACGAGTGGTTCACCCTCGATGGCGAGGCACTGTCGTCCTCTTCGGGCAACGTCGTCACCGTCGCGGAGGTACTCGAACTGCTCGAACCGGAAGTCCTCCGCTACTTCTTCGTGAAGGACCCGCGGAAACAGCGCGACTTCAGTACCGCGACGCTCGACCAGTTGGTCGACGACTTCGACCGGCTGGAGCGGGTCTACTTCGGGGCCGTCGAACCGCGCGACGAACAAGAGGTGGAACTGGCCGAGCGCGCCTATCCGATGGTGATGGGGGACGTACCCGACAGCCAACCCGTCCGGATTCCGTACACCTTCGCGGCGGTGCTCGGGATGACCGACGACCACGCGCTCCGGGAGACGATGGCCCGTCGCGAGGGACACATCCCCGAGGAGACGCCGCCCGAAGTCGTCAACCGGGCACTGGCCCGCGTCGAGAAGGCCCGTACGTGGGCTGAGACGACCGACAACGAGTACAACTACCGACTCGCCGAGGAACTGCCGGCGGTGTCCGTCGACGCGGACACGGCGGCCGCGCTGGACGAACTCGCCGACTTCGTGGCAGAGACCGAGGACGGCGAGGAGATTCAGGGCGAGATTTACGAGGCTGCGAAACGTCACGATATCGAGGTAAGCGACTTCTTCGCCGTCGGGTACCGGTTGTTCCTCGACACGGACAACGGGCCACGGCTCGGGCCATTCCTCGCGGCACTGGACGAGCAGTTCGTCCTCGAACGACTTCGACGCGAGGGGTAA
- the pyrH gene encoding UMP kinase: MKVVVSVGGSVLAPDLEPDQVRAYADVIEGLVDAGHRVGVVVGGGTVARDYIGAARELGANEMQLDQLGIGVTRLNARLLIAALGDRAAPTPPETYEDAGAAFHRGDVPVMGGVAAAQTTDAVSAALAEYVNADLLVYATSVPGVFSADPETNPGATKHDHLNPEELVSIIAEIEMAAGSNAPVDLLAAKVIERAGLHAVVLDGADPANVDAAVRTGEHEGTEVRPRDDD; encoded by the coding sequence ATGAAAGTCGTCGTCTCCGTCGGGGGGAGCGTACTCGCACCGGACCTCGAACCCGACCAGGTTCGCGCCTACGCCGATGTCATCGAGGGACTGGTCGACGCCGGCCACCGCGTCGGCGTCGTCGTCGGCGGGGGTACCGTCGCCCGCGACTACATCGGGGCGGCCCGCGAACTCGGGGCCAACGAGATGCAACTCGACCAGTTGGGCATCGGCGTGACGCGCCTGAACGCCCGCCTGCTCATCGCCGCGCTGGGCGACCGGGCCGCACCGACGCCCCCGGAGACCTACGAGGACGCCGGGGCCGCCTTCCACCGCGGCGACGTGCCGGTGATGGGCGGCGTCGCCGCCGCACAGACCACCGACGCCGTGAGTGCCGCGCTCGCAGAGTACGTCAACGCCGACCTCCTCGTCTACGCGACGAGCGTCCCCGGGGTGTTCAGTGCCGACCCCGAAACGAACCCCGGCGCGACGAAACACGACCACCTCAACCCCGAGGAACTGGTGAGCATCATCGCCGAAATCGAGATGGCCGCCGGGAGCAACGCCCCCGTGGACCTGCTCGCGGCGAAGGTCATCGAACGGGCCGGACTGCACGCCGTCGTCCTCGACGGGGCCGACCCGGCGAACGTCGATGCGGCCGTTCGGACCGGCGAACACGAGGGCACAGAGGTCAGACCGCGGGACGATGACTGA
- a CDS encoding molybdopterin synthase has translation MRVLGVVGPSDSGKTTLVERLATRLDERGRVATVKHLTHAPEVDTEGKDTARHRNAGAAATYGLTDEEGWFATGEDRTLDDTLDSLAPAYDYALVEGFSEAAIPQVVLGDRDHAGTALAAAPAADAVDVDGVLDALAATEPYETLESLVQRVKRSPDAERSGAIATFTGRVRARDAPDDEPTEYLEFEKYEGVAADRMASIVADLEAREGVFEVLLHHRTGVVEYGEDIVFVVVLAGHRGEAFRTVEDGIDRLKDEVPLFKREVTVDEEFWVHQRE, from the coding sequence ATGAGAGTACTCGGCGTCGTCGGCCCCTCCGACAGCGGGAAGACGACACTCGTCGAGCGGTTGGCGACGCGACTCGACGAGCGTGGACGGGTAGCCACAGTCAAACACCTCACGCACGCGCCCGAAGTCGACACCGAGGGGAAAGACACCGCACGCCACCGGAACGCCGGCGCGGCGGCCACCTACGGTCTCACCGACGAGGAGGGATGGTTCGCCACCGGCGAGGACCGAACCCTGGACGACACGCTCGACTCCCTCGCGCCGGCGTACGACTACGCCCTCGTCGAGGGGTTCAGCGAGGCCGCCATCCCGCAGGTCGTCCTCGGTGACCGGGACCACGCGGGGACGGCACTCGCGGCCGCACCGGCGGCGGACGCGGTGGACGTGGACGGCGTCCTCGACGCACTCGCCGCCACGGAACCGTACGAGACGCTCGAATCGCTGGTCCAGCGGGTCAAACGGTCGCCCGACGCCGAGCGGTCGGGGGCCATCGCAACTTTCACCGGGCGGGTGCGCGCACGGGACGCACCCGACGACGAACCGACGGAGTACCTCGAGTTCGAGAAGTACGAGGGGGTCGCCGCGGACCGGATGGCGTCCATCGTCGCCGACCTCGAAGCGCGCGAGGGCGTGTTCGAGGTGTTGCTCCACCACCGGACGGGCGTAGTCGAGTACGGCGAAGACATCGTGTTCGTGGTCGTGTTGGCGGGCCACCGCGGCGAGGCGTTCCGAACTGTCGAGGACGGGATCGACCGCCTGAAAGACGAGGTGCCGCTGTTCAAGCGGGAGGTCACGGTAGACGAAGAGTTCTGGGTCCACCAGCGCGAGTGA
- a CDS encoding DUF7123 family protein, with translation MSATTKPSADSKEERLKSYLKQKASDGEVYFKSKFIADEVGLSPKEIGALMVKLKDSATELEVEKWSYTSATTWRIEPA, from the coding sequence ATGAGCGCAACCACGAAGCCCTCCGCCGACAGTAAGGAAGAACGGCTCAAGTCGTACCTGAAGCAAAAGGCCTCCGACGGCGAGGTGTACTTCAAGAGCAAGTTCATCGCCGACGAGGTCGGTCTCTCCCCCAAGGAAATCGGCGCGCTGATGGTCAAGTTGAAAGACTCGGCCACCGAACTCGAAGTCGAGAAGTGGTCGTACACGAGCGCGACGACGTGGCGCATCGAGCCGGCCTGA
- the thiL gene encoding thiamine-phosphate kinase, translated as MDERAVLTLVADALPAAGDDAAVLDGQVLTTDMLHETTDFPTGTTRYTAGWRAVGASLSDVAAMGAAATAAVAVYAAPEFEETAVRAFLDGARDVCAAVGAEYVGGDLDQHEEFTVATTALGATDAPVRRTGATPGDAVCVTGTLGRSGAALRLFERGETARANDLFQFTPRVAAGQVVASHATAMLDSSDGLARSLHQLAEASDCGVAIDSPLPIDDAVRAVADDRREVRELGAFFGEDFELVFTVPDDAVADVQAACDVPVTRIGEMTADSTVTLDGDPLPDRGYTHGG; from the coding sequence ATGGACGAACGGGCGGTGCTGACACTTGTGGCCGACGCGCTGCCCGCGGCGGGCGACGACGCGGCCGTACTGGACGGACAGGTCCTCACGACCGACATGCTCCACGAGACGACCGACTTCCCGACGGGGACCACCCGCTACACCGCCGGGTGGCGGGCCGTCGGCGCGTCACTCTCCGACGTGGCCGCGATGGGGGCGGCGGCGACGGCGGCCGTCGCCGTCTACGCCGCGCCCGAGTTCGAGGAGACGGCTGTCCGTGCGTTCCTCGACGGTGCCCGAGATGTCTGTGCGGCCGTCGGTGCCGAGTACGTCGGCGGTGACCTGGACCAACACGAGGAGTTCACCGTCGCCACGACGGCACTCGGTGCGACCGACGCGCCGGTCCGCCGCACCGGCGCGACCCCCGGCGACGCAGTCTGTGTCACCGGGACGCTCGGGCGGAGCGGCGCGGCCCTGCGACTGTTCGAGCGCGGCGAGACGGCGCGGGCCAACGACCTGTTCCAGTTTACGCCCCGCGTGGCCGCCGGACAGGTCGTCGCGTCGCACGCGACGGCGATGCTCGACTCCAGCGACGGCCTCGCCCGGTCGCTCCACCAACTCGCCGAGGCGAGCGACTGCGGCGTGGCCATCGACTCGCCGCTCCCCATCGACGACGCCGTCCGTGCCGTCGCGGACGACCGCCGCGAAGTCCGGGAACTCGGTGCGTTCTTCGGCGAGGACTTCGAACTCGTGTTCACCGTCCCAGACGACGCGGTGGCCGACGTGCAGGCGGCGTGTGACGTGCCCGTCACGCGAATCGGCGAGATGACTGCCGATAGTACCGTCACGCTCGACGGCGACCCGTTGCCTGACCGCGGCTACACGCACGGCGGGTGA
- a CDS encoding lysylphosphatidylglycerol synthase transmembrane domain-containing protein, which yields MNGDRSATVLGFAAAVVVLVILFWFVGVGEVLDVLAGADLRIVALLVPVAFVWLSSWGLALYTVLRVLGTPVSAPMAVLVFSAAVFSNNVTPFGQAGGEPLSALLISEAADSEYETGLAAIASVDALHFLPSVGLAAVGLTTVLLGTVSLGRNLRIAAVAVGVLVLAIPVAAYLGWRYRFEMEAVVARLFTPVVRTLSRLVPGRSEPSPGVVADRIEGFFAAIDRVAASRRTVVAAVGCSLSGWLALSVSLWLSTLALGYAVPFAAVLLVIPVGSIAGITPLPGGLGGIEAAFVVLLVSTTGMPAATASAAVVLHRSATYWLPTFVGGGTAAALGARRGQQRLGGE from the coding sequence ATGAATGGCGACCGGAGCGCGACGGTGCTTGGCTTCGCCGCCGCCGTCGTCGTGCTGGTGATTCTCTTCTGGTTCGTGGGGGTGGGGGAAGTGCTCGACGTACTCGCGGGCGCGGACCTGCGAATCGTGGCCCTGCTCGTCCCCGTCGCCTTCGTCTGGCTCTCGTCGTGGGGACTCGCGCTGTACACCGTCCTGCGCGTCCTCGGGACGCCGGTGTCGGCACCGATGGCCGTCCTCGTGTTCTCGGCGGCGGTGTTCTCGAACAACGTGACGCCGTTCGGGCAGGCGGGAGGTGAACCGCTCTCGGCACTCCTCATCTCGGAGGCGGCCGACAGCGAGTACGAGACGGGGCTCGCGGCAATCGCGTCGGTCGACGCGCTCCACTTCCTCCCGTCGGTGGGCCTCGCGGCGGTGGGCCTCACGACGGTGCTTCTGGGGACTGTCTCGCTCGGGCGGAACCTCCGCATCGCCGCCGTCGCCGTCGGCGTGCTAGTGCTCGCGATTCCCGTAGCCGCGTATCTGGGCTGGCGGTACCGCTTCGAGATGGAGGCGGTCGTTGCGCGCTTGTTCACGCCGGTCGTCCGGACGCTCAGTCGCCTCGTGCCGGGGCGGTCCGAGCCGAGTCCGGGCGTCGTCGCGGACCGCATCGAGGGGTTCTTCGCCGCCATCGACCGCGTCGCGGCGAGTCGGCGAACGGTCGTCGCGGCCGTCGGGTGTTCGCTGAGCGGGTGGCTCGCGCTGTCGGTCTCGCTGTGGCTCTCGACGCTCGCGCTCGGCTACGCCGTCCCGTTCGCCGCGGTGTTGCTCGTCATCCCCGTCGGGTCGATTGCGGGCATCACGCCACTGCCCGGCGGACTCGGCGGCATCGAGGCGGCGTTCGTCGTCCTGCTGGTTTCGACGACCGGGATGCCGGCGGCGACGGCCAGTGCCGCCGTCGTCCTCCACCGGAGCGCGACGTACTGGCTCCCCACGTTCGTCGGCGGCGGGACGGCCGCGGCCCTCGGCGCGCGGCGCGGTCAACAACGACTCGGCGGGGAGTGA
- a CDS encoding 30S ribosomal protein S19e gives MTTLYDAPAEDLIEAVAEELAEEDSIEAPDWAQFTKAGVGRELPPEQEDFWQRRAASLLRTVAINGPVGVSRLETRYGDAKQGTTRYRVRPPQTTSGSGNIIRTILQQLEDAGYIEIAQGEGRNVTGEGRALLDNTASDVLADLDRPELERYA, from the coding sequence ATGACGACACTCTACGACGCGCCCGCCGAAGACCTCATCGAGGCGGTCGCCGAGGAACTCGCCGAGGAGGACAGCATCGAGGCACCCGACTGGGCACAGTTCACCAAGGCTGGCGTCGGCCGCGAACTACCCCCCGAGCAGGAGGACTTCTGGCAGCGACGCGCCGCCAGCCTCCTCCGGACGGTCGCTATCAACGGCCCCGTCGGCGTCTCCCGTCTCGAAACCCGCTACGGCGACGCAAAACAGGGCACGACCCGCTACCGCGTCCGCCCGCCACAGACGACCAGTGGGTCCGGAAACATCATCCGGACCATCCTCCAGCAACTCGAAGACGCCGGCTACATCGAAATCGCACAGGGCGAAGGCCGGAACGTCACCGGCGAGGGCCGCGCGCTCCTCGACAACACCGCGAGCGACGTACTCGCCGACCTCGACCGTCCCGAACTCGAACGGTACGCCTAA